Part of the Prevotella communis genome is shown below.
ATATTATCGATGCCGCGGAACTGGCTCACACTGCCGCTCTCCTGTGTCACATCGTTACTCATACGGGTAGTACCAACCACCGATCGGGGTATAGAGATGACAAACTCTGATTTTACGCCAGCCTGACCATTTTCATTATAAACAAGCTGCTCATTAATCGCATCGTCAGACGACGAGCAAGCGGTGAAAACCATCGAGCCACCAAGGACGACAGTCATCATTGAGGTAAGTGTTTTAGATTTCTTCATATCGTTATCATTTTGGTTATTTCATTATCATAGTTTTACCATATTACTGGCTCTAACGGAACATCATCATACCAGAGTCCCTCCTCCCATTTCAAATCAACACTCAGGCCAACCATCGGACGAGGTATCTGCATATTGGGTAAGCCATAGGTTGCCTCTGCCAGACTATTGATTGTGATATTCACAGAGGTATATCGGTCTTTGCTGACAATCTGATTCAGCGTCTCACTATAGTTGATGCCATCCTGAGGCTTCATAGATGCCACCAGATAGAAGGTGGCCCCTTTTACTATCACGCCATCAGCTCCTTGGAAGTCATCACCATTGTTTACCAATTCCAAAGCAATGAGGATGGCTGTATTGGGAGCCGTACCGAGTGCAAGGATATGATCCTGCTCAGTAAAATAACGGCGTTTCAGAGGTTGCGGTCCTCCGTTGACATCTGTATCATAGATGGCATAGGCACGACTGGTTGTCATGGGCTGAAAGTCATAGTCCACCTCATGCTGTCCGCCCACCACATAGCCTTTCAGGGTGAACATGCCATCAAAAGCAGGCACATAATTTCCTTTCGCATCATAGATGGTGCCAGTACCAATACGCGTTTTTACTGCTATACGTCCTACGGCATACTGCACCTGCTGAACCATCGCCACCGACTGAGTCGTTGGCTGAACGGTCTTGTCGGCACCGGCATAGCCATTGTTAATCAAGTCTGTCCAATTCTTGTATTGGGTTGTATCCGCGGTCAACGTATCGCTACTTGCAGGCTCAATCTTATTGATGACCTGCTCTTCAGAAGCCAGCAAATCAGAGAATACCTGATACTGCAGGTTCATAGGGTAGACATAGTCGGTGACTGACGTAGCATTAAGGTTATTACCATAAGTATAAGTGCTGGGCACCACGAAATGTTTCTCTGCTGCGTTCCAGCTGATGCGGGCAGCACCATCAGGCAGGTTGATGTCAGCAGGGAAGCCCAGATACTCATCTTTCAAGATAAGCTTTTTATTGGGCGAATCAGGCACCTCCACACAGCAACTGGCAATCTTCGCAGATATAGCCTCTGCCAATTCCTTTCCCTGTTCATCGGGGCTTTCCATATTCATCATCCTATAGACATAATCCAGCATCGTCTGGATATGAAAAGAAGATAGCGTGGTCAGCTGCACCATCTGCTGCCAGGCCTCATTCATGTAGAGATTGCCTGCCGTAGGCCAGCAGTTATTAGGAGCAGCCACATCCACGGTGGTATTCATCAGGTCATCCAGCAAACGGAGAAGAGCATGTCCTGCAGGACTGTCGCCCAAGCTGTCCCTCGATGTGCATATCTGTACAGGACGGAAGCGGATACCACTATTTCCCTGATAAGAACTGCGACCTAAGCCCACCGTCTCTATCACACCATATTTCATACGCTCTGCGTGTGTCTTGGGCGCATCATCGGCACGGGCATAGAAACCAAAGTGCGAGGTACCCACGGGGATACTTATCTCCTGACAGAGGGAATAGTCTTCCTCTGTAACAGTATCGTTGACCTGACTGCCAGAGGTTTTAATATCAATAATGTTACCCAGATTATTCGAGGACTGGGTAGGATACTGATTGAAGCAAAGCATGTGTACGTCGGACAGGCCACGGAAATCGTTCTCATCACTATTAGCCTGCACGATGTCCGACGACATACGGGTGATGCGATGCATGTTGGCAATGCGTTTGGGCAGAGAGATTGTCAGGTTTGCATTCACCAAACGCAAGGGCTGGCCTGCCCCCTGATCATCATCAGAAGTGCAAGCCATCATCAGAAACAGCCCCATCAGTACTGCTCCCATCAACACCTTATTATAATAATATAGGCTCCTCATGTCTCTATTTCCAATCCATCTTTCCAGTCAAGCGTCACAGAGGTACTCACCTCCGAACTGCCACCATCCACCTCTATACCACCATTACTGCCTATCCTGCACTTGATAATCTTCAACTGACCAGCACGCAGAGGCTCCTTCACTCGCAGTACTGTCTCTGTAATAGTGCCGTCTGATTGTGGCACATAAACACGGAGTTCCCACAAGGCATTCTCATCGGGCTGAGCGATAAACGGCTCTTCAGTCTCTATCACCGTACGGGTAGCCAATGGCTCTCGCGAAGGGAAGGTCACCGAACAGAAGGTGAGGTTATCATTCTCTGACTCCCTATGCAGCAGTTTTGTGCGTACTATAGGCGAAGGATTGCTGAACACGTAAGAACTGTCAGCAATATTAAATGCAGTGGCGAAGCCAGTAGAATAAACCTTGATGCCATCGGTGCTATGACCCTGCGGGTCCATCACCAAGGCAGCAGCACAGTTGGACATATACAACTTCACGTTAAAGGTCTGGTTAATACCCTCAATCATCTCCATGAGCTGACGGGCCGTAAACAGCCCCGTTGTCTGCGAGTCGATAGTGTCAGGAATCGACGTTGCTCCTCGTGAGGTAGCCAGGTCTCTCAAAGCCACCTGCGCCGTATAGCAGCGATCATCATACATCAGGTCAACAAGTGGGTCGTCCACAATATTGGCCACAGCCAGGTGCATATACTTCTGGCGAGGGATGTACAGTGTGTAACTATGCTGGTTGGCATCCATGATATGCTCATCATGATGCAGGCGAGCGGAGTCACCCTTGGTATCGTAGAACGACAAGTCCACATCGTGGGCATAGTCGGTGAAGATATCCGACAAGTGAGCACGCAACACGGAAGCCACACTGACATCAGTCTCTGCCGTGAGTTGTGTCTGCACCTCCGTCGTCATATTCGTGATGAGTTGCAACTCATAGTCCAACTGCGTACAGTTGTCCAAGTTGTCGTCAATCATCGAGCAACTTGTGAAGAGGCATAGAACCAGTAGGCAAGGTGCCATCATCTTGCCTATCTGGTTCCATATGTTCATATACCTCTTCATATTATTCGTCACGCATGTACGCGTACACTATATTATTGTCCGCCTCCAACATTTACATCACCGAACTTCAAGCCTTCACGCCAGTGGAGGTCAACGCTCAATCCAAGTGAGATCTGAGTAGAACGCAGGTCAGGCACAGCTACGAGGGCATACTTCAAAGAGTTCTCTGTAAGCACGAAGGTCACGTCTGTCATGTAGTCCTGCATGAATACGCGGCGTTCCTTAATGGTCTTGGAATCAAGGGTTGGATCATGAGCGGCATTTGCCTGATCTGTTGTGTAGTAAGGAGGCATTTCGTAGGTATCTGGCCAAGTAATACCGAGTGACTTGTCGTCAATAACCTGTTGTGCAGTCTTACCCTCAACTGAGACTGCATCCGGGTCAAGCTTGGCTGTGATGTAGAATGTACCTTCTTTGCGGATGAGGTTGTTCATTCCCCAGAAGTCCTTACCTGACATATTCTTAAACTCAAGGGCTACATATACCACACGCTGAGCCGAACCTTTGAGGTCGTCATCCCAGTTATCCCACAAGAGGGTGTAGTTGTAGGCAGAGGCACCGCCACCAGCAGTACCTGTTGCCATTGGAATAGTTCCATCTGGGATAGCGCTGTCATATACCATACAACCGAACTTAGGTTTCTGTTCACCACTAGTACCATCAACGGTTGCGTCATATCGTGGCAGGAAGTTCCAGCCTACTGAGCGATTTACACCACCGATAGCAATACCTGTGAGCTGAAACATACCTGCATTTGCCACGTTAATTACGTTATCAGGCTCGTTGGCGCCGTTGTTGCGCTCATACTGAATCTGGTGGTTATTATCCTTGAGGACATTAGTTCCGTACTTCACGTTCATTCTCAGCAGGGCGTTGGCATAATTGATGCAGTTGCGCATGGCAACTGAGCGTGTGGTAGACTTCACATGCGAGTTGTCTGCCCAATCGGACCATTGAGAATTGTCATTATCTACCCAGTTTGTTGTTCCGTCAGGATAATCAGCAGTACTCTTGGTTGCGTCAGTCACGCGGATTGGACTGTTGCCAAAGTACATAAGTTCCGGTGCATAAACCCAGTTTGAGGGGTCAAAGGCTGAGGTTGAGCCCGAAGAGCCACCCATTGCGTAAGTAGGAACGGCACCCATATAGGAGTACTCAGGAGCATTAATATCCAATGTCGGGTTATAAGAAATCTGGAGTATGGTTGCACCATAAGGTAAATTGAACTCAGTCTTTGGAAAATCTGTAAATTTCTCATCGTCGCCTATCTTGTCAACCTGAGCGGCAGTCAATTCTGTAAAGGTCTTAAGGTTAGAGTTCGCTTTCCACTCACATCCAGCAGACGTGTCGAAACAAGTTGCGATATTGTTACAAACAACCCCTGCCAAACGTTTAGCCATTGTCTCCTCCACGTTAGTTGCAGATGCATCCCTTACGGCAGCAATAGTAGTATAGAGGTCGTTCATCATACGCTTGATGGCTGGTCCTGAACCGGCACGGAGTTCGCTTTCTGAGTTTCTGACATAGATTGTATTAAAGGTCACATAAGTATTTGCAAGGATTTCTCCCAAAGCTTTCATGGCAGGTGCCGACTCACCGCTCGGGTAGACTGGTTCTGTGGTCTTTGCCACGATACTGGTGATTTTGGTTCCATCGGTTCCATCTCTTGTGATAGTCACATAGTCCTGCCACCTGACGGTCCTACCTGAAGGGATTGTTCTTCCGTCCATGGTCAGGTCTGCCGGGAGAGTGTAACTTGAGCGGATAATCTTGTTCAGCACAGCAGATATCAAGGTTTCAGACTGAAGGAACTCTGTCTGCTTGTCTGAGCCGTCAGCAATAATTTTCTTGAGGCGGAAGAAATTGGCATTCATGTTACCATTTGCGCTAATTTCCATATCCACTGCACCCTGTGTCACGTCTGTTCCATCTTTGATGGCCTTTCCGTAGAACAGGAGAGTGTTGGTCTCAACTGGGAGGTTCAGTTCCACCACACGGCGCGACTTAGTCTTGTCTGTGCTGGCAGGCGCGATTGAGCCCCTACCCATAACAGCTCCGAGGTCAAACATCTTCACAACCGGTGTTGGTGTTGGGGCGTATGCAATATGCCAGCCATCCTTTACACCACTATTGTCAGTATTTCTGATTTTGTAAGTGAACAGTTTCGCATTGTCAATACCACGAAACAGTTCGGTTGATGAAGTGGTGATAGCAGCCTGAACGTTTTCAGAACTCATTCGGGTAGTAGATCCCGTACCTGTAGACACGTTAAACACGAAGTCGGCATTCACTTCATTGGTCTCTGGGTTGTAACCTGGGCTGGGGGTAACCTCCTGTGTAAGGTTATCATCAGAGCAGGCTGTGATTCCTGTGCTTAGCAGTGCTATCGCTCCTGCGTAGGCTAGTAATTGAAGCTTTTTCATTATTTGCAAAGATTTAGTTAATATTTAATTCTTTTACTTTCTTCCGAAAATCACTTATTCTGGTTAGGGAATTCGTATTATTTGGTTAGAGATTTATACTCTTCTTCTGGTAAGGTTTTCTTTCTTGCTAGTTAAGGAGTATTTTCTTAATTAAGGATTTTTTCGTTCAAGGTAAATACGCATATATCCAGAGTTACGCTGATCGGCCAGAACGTGCTCCTTGATATAGTTCCAGGTACGTCCGCCGTTGAGAACACGCAGGCGCTGTTCACGATGGTCGGCAGCGGGTTCATTATCTATGATACTGATGGCACGCTTCAGTTCAGCAACCGTAGTTCCCGACTTATCATCGTGCTTCTCTATCAGTTCGGCAATCTGGTCACGGAACTCAGCCCATGCCTCACCGCCATTGTTCAGTTCAAACATGGAGTCAGGCACTTCCACAGCATTCTGGATGTAGCGCTTCAGAGCAATAGCACGCTGTTCACCCAGCATCTCGTTGTGCCTGATTCGACCCTCGATAGAGGCGAAACCGATAATCTGAATCAGACGAACCTCTGCAGTAGAGTCGGCCACAATCTGACGCGTCAGACTGATAACACGATCCAGTGTTGCGGCATTCTGGCGGAAGTCACGCTTCAGGTCGTATTTATCCAATTCGAAGTGTACCAGCAAAGCGGCAGAGTCACGACGCATAGGTTTCGTGGGGTCGTAGGGTCGGTAATCCGAGATATCGCAAAGCACAGGATTCTCCGCCATCAACTGCTTGATGATATCAGGCTTCACTACAGGGATAGGTTCTGGTTTCATGGTATCCACTGGTATCACGACAACGGGTTCTGGCTCTGGTACAGGTTTCTTTCTTGGGTCAAATACCAGGTTCAGCGCCAACTTCGGCATCAGGAATGCCTTGTCATTACGTCCCTCATACGTACCGCAATGTCCGCAGGCATACTGCTTACTCCATGCATAGCCACCACTCATGCCAGCCTCAGCCTCCATACGGAACAGTCGGCTCAGGCGCCAAGTATATCCAAACGACACGCCCAATGCACCCAAGTCGCCCTGCAGACGTTTGTCGCGCACATCGCTATACATGCCAAATGGGAATTTCACATCGGCCACGTTGTAATGGCTATAAATCAAGTTAAGTGCCCAGTAGGTAGAATGAGCCTCGAAAACACCTTTCGTCCAGTAGCGCAACTGAGGAGCAATCAGCAAATGACGCCATTTCTTGCTAACATCATCGCTTGTTGGCCAAGGATTGAAACCGGCACTCAGGCCTCCCGACCATTGGTCGCCTAATTTCACGTCAATACCGAGGTTTGGTGTCAGCGTTAAGTCATAAAGCAGATTATTACGCACAGCCACTTTCTGGGCACTGATAGTTTCTGAAAACGCGACAGAAATTATCAGCACTACTAATAGGGCAACGCGTTGCTTTATTCTACTGTTTATGGCTCTACGCGTATACATAATTTACGCACTTTTACATTTTTAAAATACAAATATAGTCTTTTTTGACTACAAAAGTACCAAAACAGAAGATTATCCCGTTAAATTTTATTTATTTTAACGGGATTAACAAAAATTAATCAAACAAAACGAGTTTTCTCTCTATTTCCACCAAATTACTTTACATCAGTAATTGCGTCAATTCGCGCATCCCCTCACTGGCTCCTTTTTGAATCTGCTTCACCTCACTTCCAGCACTCACAGGATTGGGGTCTATAAGATAAATAGGTACACCCGGGCGCACGTAATGCAGCAGTCCGGCAGCAGGGTAAACATTCAAGCTGGTGCCTATCACGATGAAGATATCAGCAGTCTGAGCTTCTTCGGCGGCCACAGATATCAAGGGTACCGCCTCACCAAAGAACACAATAAAAGGACGCAGAAGAGAGCCGTCGCCAGCTTTTGTACCAGGCACAATCTCGCAGTTGTCAGGCGTCAGCGTCTGCTGGAAGCGCGGATTGTCCACATCACGACTGGAGCACACCTTCATCAGTTCACCATGCAGATGTATCACCTTGGTCGAACCGGCCTGTTCATGCAGGTTATCCACATTTTGCGTCACCACCGTGACCTCATATTTTTCTTCCAGGGCAGCCACCAGCTTGTGTCCCTCATTAGGTTTTACGCCCCAGCATTTCTTACGCAGCATGTTATAGAAATTTGTCACCAACGTCGGATTGGCCTCCCATCCCTCATGAGTAGCCACCTGCTGCACGGGATATTCCTCCCACAAGCCGTCAGCATCACGAAATGTACGCAACCCGCTTTCCACAGACATGCCAGCACCTGTCAACACAACAATTTTCTTCTTCATAACACACACAGTCTTAATTGTTTATTTGAGTGCAAAGATAATTAATAAATCGTAAACTGAAACATATTATTGCAGTTTTATGCAGAAAAGATTGTAACTTTGCACACGAAAAACCAACATACTAATAATGGAATTAATAAAAAATCAGCATTTTGAGGGCGAACGCCCACTATTTGAGTCGCACCATCTGCGACTCGAGAATGTCACTATTGGCGATGGCGAGAGCGCCATCAAGGAATGTTCGGACATTGAAGCCGAGAACTGCCGTTTCTGGGGAAAATACCCCTTCTGGCATGTAGATAAATTCATCATACAAGACTGTCAGTTTGATGCCGGTGCCCGCTCAGCCCTTTGGTATAGCAGCTACCTGCTGATGCGCGACACACGTATCGATGCCCCAAAGATGTTCCGCGAGATGCACCATCTCCACCTGGACAACGTTGTTATCAATGATGCCGACGAGACATTCTGGCGATGCCAGTTCATTGAGGCAAAGAATCTTGAGCTGCATGAAGGCACCTATCCGTTCATGTTCTGTGACTTCGTACGAATCGATGGTCTGAAATGCGACTCAAAATACGTGTTTCAGTATTGCAGGAACGTGGAACTGAGAAATGCGAACATCGTTACAAAAGACTCTTTCTGGGAATGCGAGAACGTCAACATCTACGACTCCGTGCTCGACGGTGAATACCTGGCCTGGCACTCTAAGAATGTACGCCTGGTGAATTGTCACCTCGTTGGCGAACAGCTCCTGTGCTATGCCGACAATCTGGTGCTCGAGAACTGTACCTTCGACAAATCGTGCGACCGCGTGTTTGAATACAGTCATGTCAATGCCGACATCCGCGGACATATTGAGAATATCAAGAACCCCTCAAGCGGACATATCGTGGCAGACAGCATCGGCAGCATCACCATCGACAAGAACGTGAAACAGCCCAACGACTGTGTGATAGAAACCAGACAATGAAATACAATTTCGATGAAATAGTAGACCGTCGCGGCACAGGCTGTGTGAAGTGGGATGAGATGCCAAATGGGTCCGTCATACCCCTCTGGGTGGCCGATATGGATTTCAAGGCAGCACCAGCCATTCAGGCTGCCTTGCGTAAACGGATGGAGCATGGCATCTTTGGCTATACTATTGTAGAAGAGCCGTACTACGGTTCTATTATCTCCTGGTTCCAGCGTCGCCACCAGTGGACCATCCGCCGTGAAGAGATTCTCTACACCACCGGTGTGGTGCCTGCCATGTCGGTTGCCATCAAGGCGCTGACAATGCCAGGAGAGAAAGTACTTATCCTATCGCCCGACTACAACTGTTTCTTTTCCAGCATCCGTAATAACGGCTGTGAGGTATCAGAGAGCATACTGCAATTCAGCAGCAGCGACAACCGCTTCGAGGTTGACTGGCAGGATTTCGAGTCGAAATGTGCCGACGAGAAAACCACCGTGTTCCTGCTTTGTAATCCTCACAACCCCACGGGTCGTGTATGGACAAAGGAAGAACTGGAGCGCATGAACACTATCTGCATGAAATATGGTGTCAAGGTGGTGAGCGATGAGATTCACTGTGAACTCATCATGCCAGGTCATCGTTTCCAGCCCTTTGCGGCTGTGAGCGAGGCCTGCCGACAGAACAGCGTCATACTGAACTCGCCCTCGAAATCATTCAACATAGCCGGTCTGCAGATTGCCAATATCATCTGCAGTCAACCCGAATGGCGCCGCCGACTGGACCGTGCCATCAATATTAATGAGGTGTGCGACGTGAATCCCTTTGGTCCCGTAGCCCTGATGGCAGCCTATAACGAGAGCGAGGACTGGCTAGACGAACTCAACGCTTATCTCTGGGATAACTACACTGTTCTTTGCGATTTCGTCGCAAAGAACCTCCCCCAATGGAAAATGACGCCTCTTGAAGGCACCTACCTGCCATGGGTAGATATCACCGCCACCGGTCTCTCCTCTCAGGAATATGCCGACCACCTGCTGCAGAATGCCAAGGTGTGGGTGAACCCAGGCACCATGTATGGTCCCCAAAGCGGCGAAGGCTATATCCGCCTGAACATAGCGTGTACCAAGGCATTATTACTGGAAGCATTAAACAGAATAGCATCATGCAAATAGACAGGGAACAACGTATCCGCAAGGCAGAGGAACTCTTTATGCAGGGTTTCAACTGCTCACAGTCAGTGGTGGCTGCTTTTGCCGATCTCTATGGTTATACCGAAGAACAAGCCCTGCGTATGAGCGCCGGCTTTGGCGGTGGCATCGGACGCCTACGCCTGTCGTGTGGTGCCTTCAACGCATTAGCTTTACTAGCAGGACTGGATTGCGGTTCGGTGACCCCTGGCGATCGCGAGGGGAAGTCCTATAATTATAAAGTGGTACAGGAACTGGCAGCACACTTCAAGGAAGAGCACGGCAGTCTGATTTGTGCCGAACTCTTGAAACTCAAGAAGGGGGCACCCCTAACCTACGAAGCCTCAGAGCGCACCGCAGAATACTACAAGCAGCGCCCTTGCGTCAACCAGATTATCTCCGCGGCACGCATCTACTGCGACTACCTAGAGAAAAAGGAATCCATGTAAACCACGGATTCCTTTTTTCTGCGATAGAAACAAATCGCTGATTTCGTGTGCAGAGTTACGCATCCTTTTGCCTGGTACCCATACGGGCCTCAACGACGTTGACCACATAGTCGCCCAACTTCTCACACTCGTTCACAAGGTCGATATAGATCGTACCTTCTGCATAGGTGTAAACCTGGTTGTTCACATCGATAATATTCTGAGCCTTCAACTGGTTGCGGTAGTTGTTGATCTCGTTCTCAATATTAAACGTGCGGTTCACGTCGTATGCCTCCTTGCGACCCAGCATCAGCTTGTTCATCTGCGTAAGAGCCTGGTCGGTGAGCCCCATCATCTGATGCAGGTGATTATACTGCTTCTCAATGAAGTGATCGGACTTAGCCGCATATTTTCTATTAATCGTACGCGCCATATTGAAACAAGCATCACCGATAGACTCCAGCTCGCTGACCTCACGCAGCATGGCGCGAATCTTTCCCTTCGTATCGTCAGAGAGGTGAGCATCACTCACATTCTCCAGATACTTGGCAATCTCAAGTTCCATATTGTCGCTGATGCCCTCATATTTCTCAATACGGGTGTAGAGCTTGTTGAAGTCCTGCTCGTTGTTCTTCTCCTTGCGACGCTCACTTGACGAGAGGTCAAGCAGTTCCTGCACCATGCCAAACATACGCTGCATACGGTTGGAGAAAGCCTGAATCTCCTTCTGAGCCTCCAGCACAGAGAGTTCCGGCGTCTTCATGATACCAGCTGTAATGAAGTGCAGGCGGAAATCCTCTTCCTCGTCCACTTTCTTCGACTTGATAACCCAGCAAACAAATTTCTCAATCTGCGGAATGAACCAAATCAGGATGCCCGCATTGATGATATTAAAGCCTGAGTGGAAGGCTGCCAGCACGAAAGTGAGGTATTTCTCCTTCGGCAGACTGGTCATATCCTGGTTAAACAGTTCGCCACCAACATACTGCACAGCCAATTCAACACCCTCTACGAACCAGTAGAACACACACAGAATCCAGATAACACCAAAGATATTGAAGAACATGTGTGCCAAGGCTGCACGACGAGCCTGTGTATTGGCTGAAAGGGCAGCCAGGTTAGATGTAATCGTTGTACCAATATTCTCACCCAGCACCAGGGCGATACCCATGGAGATAGGCATGGCACCACTACCGCAGAGCAGCATGGTGATAGCCATCACGGCAGCACTCGACTGCACGCAGAACGTCAGTACGCCACCCATCACCAGGAAGACGAAGATAGTCCAGTAAGAGTGCATGTCGAACGAGTTGAAGAAACTCAGCACAGCCTCATTATGTCCCAGATCCATCTTCTGACCCGTCAGTCGCAAAGTGGTCAGTCCCAGGAGCAGCAGGCCCAGTCCGAAGAGGAAATCACCGATA
Proteins encoded:
- a CDS encoding Na/Pi cotransporter family protein — protein: MMLTLFTMLGSLALLMFGMKSMSEALQKMAGPQLRHALGAMTSNRFTGLLTGSVVTASVQSSTATTVMTVSFVNAGLLTLTQAISVIMGANIGTTFTAWIIALGASFDISIVSYIGFFLGIILIYMKKHRYIGDFLFGLGLLLLGLTTLRLTGQKMDLGHNEAVLSFFNSFDMHSYWTIFVFLVMGGVLTFCVQSSAAVMAITMLLCGSGAMPISMGIALVLGENIGTTITSNLAALSANTQARRAALAHMFFNIFGVIWILCVFYWFVEGVELAVQYVGGELFNQDMTSLPKEKYLTFVLAAFHSGFNIINAGILIWFIPQIEKFVCWVIKSKKVDEEEDFRLHFITAGIMKTPELSVLEAQKEIQAFSNRMQRMFGMVQELLDLSSSERRKEKNNEQDFNKLYTRIEKYEGISDNMELEIAKYLENVSDAHLSDDTKGKIRAMLREVSELESIGDACFNMARTINRKYAAKSDHFIEKQYNHLHQMMGLTDQALTQMNKLMLGRKEAYDVNRTFNIENEINNYRNQLKAQNIIDVNNQVYTYAEGTIYIDLVNECEKLGDYVVNVVEARMGTRQKDA
- a CDS encoding MalY/PatB family protein, with the translated sequence MKYNFDEIVDRRGTGCVKWDEMPNGSVIPLWVADMDFKAAPAIQAALRKRMEHGIFGYTIVEEPYYGSIISWFQRRHQWTIRREEILYTTGVVPAMSVAIKALTMPGEKVLILSPDYNCFFSSIRNNGCEVSESILQFSSSDNRFEVDWQDFESKCADEKTTVFLLCNPHNPTGRVWTKEELERMNTICMKYGVKVVSDEIHCELIMPGHRFQPFAAVSEACRQNSVILNSPSKSFNIAGLQIANIICSQPEWRRRLDRAININEVCDVNPFGPVALMAAYNESEDWLDELNAYLWDNYTVLCDFVAKNLPQWKMTPLEGTYLPWVDITATGLSSQEYADHLLQNAKVWVNPGTMYGPQSGEGYIRLNIACTKALLLEALNRIASCK
- a CDS encoding SIR2 family NAD-dependent protein deacylase, which translates into the protein MKKKIVVLTGAGMSVESGLRTFRDADGLWEEYPVQQVATHEGWEANPTLVTNFYNMLRKKCWGVKPNEGHKLVAALEEKYEVTVVTQNVDNLHEQAGSTKVIHLHGELMKVCSSRDVDNPRFQQTLTPDNCEIVPGTKAGDGSLLRPFIVFFGEAVPLISVAAEEAQTADIFIVIGTSLNVYPAAGLLHYVRPGVPIYLIDPNPVSAGSEVKQIQKGASEGMRELTQLLM
- a CDS encoding DUF3575 domain-containing protein translates to MYTRRAINSRIKQRVALLVVLIISVAFSETISAQKVAVRNNLLYDLTLTPNLGIDVKLGDQWSGGLSAGFNPWPTSDDVSKKWRHLLIAPQLRYWTKGVFEAHSTYWALNLIYSHYNVADVKFPFGMYSDVRDKRLQGDLGALGVSFGYTWRLSRLFRMEAEAGMSGGYAWSKQYACGHCGTYEGRNDKAFLMPKLALNLVFDPRKKPVPEPEPVVVIPVDTMKPEPIPVVKPDIIKQLMAENPVLCDISDYRPYDPTKPMRRDSAALLVHFELDKYDLKRDFRQNAATLDRVISLTRQIVADSTAEVRLIQIIGFASIEGRIRHNEMLGEQRAIALKRYIQNAVEVPDSMFELNNGGEAWAEFRDQIAELIEKHDDKSGTTVAELKRAISIIDNEPAADHREQRLRVLNGGRTWNYIKEHVLADQRNSGYMRIYLERKNP
- a CDS encoding DUF3737 family protein, with amino-acid sequence MELIKNQHFEGERPLFESHHLRLENVTIGDGESAIKECSDIEAENCRFWGKYPFWHVDKFIIQDCQFDAGARSALWYSSYLLMRDTRIDAPKMFREMHHLHLDNVVINDADETFWRCQFIEAKNLELHEGTYPFMFCDFVRIDGLKCDSKYVFQYCRNVELRNANIVTKDSFWECENVNIYDSVLDGEYLAWHSKNVRLVNCHLVGEQLLCYADNLVLENCTFDKSCDRVFEYSHVNADIRGHIENIKNPSSGHIVADSIGSITIDKNVKQPNDCVIETRQ
- a CDS encoding C-GCAxxG-C-C family protein, which translates into the protein MQIDREQRIRKAEELFMQGFNCSQSVVAAFADLYGYTEEQALRMSAGFGGGIGRLRLSCGAFNALALLAGLDCGSVTPGDREGKSYNYKVVQELAAHFKEEHGSLICAELLKLKKGAPLTYEASERTAEYYKQRPCVNQIISAARIYCDYLEKKESM